A section of the Phycodurus eques isolate BA_2022a chromosome 4, UOR_Pequ_1.1, whole genome shotgun sequence genome encodes:
- the wdr73 gene encoding WD repeat-containing protein 73 isoform X1 produces MDWTYGSGAPGNHPNPGNYATGGSMLSSYGYEISPNYPPPGFPCASTPPQPPPMGYFPNIPPPTYPQMVQNLNWDPPKTDLRGPSEFLSESPVDENALQRKQDEQWISCFLQRRSRETKEDSRTPQLKSPPDFGGVLRDTAYLVSRLSESCRNLTGNLGDDSVAWAAAYGNALRLKQNLQNKLSSLAAAFEAKKHHVAKVRERWLKSRRKAELFRAEREARRAEKESAVDKWRLQQIHRVEEEKKERELKLAADSVLCEVRKKQSDIKRMQDVLRSLEKLRRLRKDAAARRGIGTGEGEDAVFQRQLEGLRRVTKARTLIYTAEEKALTVMLDSVQEEERRALRKDRERRHKHKMDAMLFGEEAPANAALKPFTEYYAQAESSLHALLHVRRQWDVFLVPDEHCNGTTIPPGWIVPEPPSHPAWAAALVE; encoded by the coding sequence atggactggaCATACGGCTCTGGTGCGCCCGGTAATCACCCAAATCCCGGCAACTACGCCACCGGTGGAAGCATGCTGAGCAGCTACGGGTACGAAATATCCCCCAATTATCCTCCTCCTGGATTCCCCTGTGCTTCCACACCACCACAACCTCCTCCTATGGGCTACTTCCCCAACATACCGCCTCCGACTTACCCACAAATGGTCCAGAATTTGAACTGGGACCCACCAAAAACTGATTTGCGGGGACCCAGTGAGTTTCTTTCTGAATCTCCTGTGGATGAAAATGCTCTCCAGAGGAAGCAGGATGAACAATGGATAAGTTGTTTCTTACAGAGAAGATCCAGGGAGACCAAAGAAGATTCTCGGACACCACAGTTGAAATCTCCCCCTGATTTTGGAGGCGTCTTACGTGACACCGCTTATCTTGTGTCTCGACTGTCAGAGTCCTGTCGAAACCTTACGGGGAACCTAGGCGACGACAGCGTTGCCTGGGCTGCCGCTTACGGGAACGCCTTACGCCTAAAACAAAACCTCCAGAATAAACTGTCAAGTCTGGCGGCTGCTTTTGAAGCTAAAAAGCACCACGTTGCGAAGGTGCGAGAGCGGTGGCTGAAAAGCAGGCGAAAAGCCGAGCTGTTCCGAGCCGAGCGGGAGGCGCGTCGAGCCGAGAAGGAGAGCGCTGTCGATAAATGGCGGCTGCAACAAATCCACCgggtggaggaggagaagaaggagcgTGAGCTGAAGCTGGCGGCCGACTCTGTTCTGTGTGAGGTGCGCAAGAAGCAGAGCGACATCAAGCGCATGCAGGACGTCCTGCGCTCGCTGGAGAAGCTGCGGCGCCTCCGCAAGGACGCCGCCGCCCGTCGGGGCATCGGCACCGGGGAGGGCGAGGACGCGGTGTTCCAGCGCCAGCTGGAAGGGCTGCGGCGCGTCACCAAGGCTAGGACGCTCATCTACACGGCGGAGGAGAAAGCACTGACGGTGATGCTGGACAGCGTGCAGGAGGAAGAGCGCCGCGCCCTCAGGAAGGACAGGGAGAGGCGGCACAAGCACAAAATGGACGCCATGCTGTTCGGCGAGGAGGCGCCCGCCAACGCCGCCCTGAAGCCGTTCACTGAGTACTACGCCCAAGCGGAATCCTCGCTGCACGCTTTGCTTCACGTACGACGCCAGTGGGACGTCTTCCTGGTGCCGGATGAGCATTGTAACGGGACGACAATCCCGCCTGGATGGATCGTGCCCGAGCCGCCGTCGCACCCGGCGTGGGCAGCCGCTCTGGTGGAATGA